A segment of the Phycisphaerae bacterium RAS1 genome:
GCATCGCCGCCGAGCAGACCGCCGTCCTCTCGCAGTACGAACGAGATGGACAAGCTCAAGCCCGCTGCGGCGCAGCAGGCCGCCGCAATCGCCGCCTCGCGGGCGGTGTTCATGGTCTCGATCCACGCGAGGTCCGCGCCCGCGGCCAGCACCCACGCCGCCATCTGCGAATGCTCGCGATGGAGTGTCGCGTCGTCGGCCGCCAGGTCAGGCCGGTAGCAGTCCGCGGCCGGCGCGACGCTGGCGGCGATCAGCACGTCACGCTGCGCGTCGCGCGCCGCCTGCCGCGCGAGCTCAACCGCGAGTCGCGTGAGTGTGGCGCCCTCTTCCGACCGGCCGCAGGCCGCAAGCGTCCGCGGATTGGTCCGAAACGTGTTGGCGGTCAGGATGTCCGCCCCGGCTTTCAGATATGCGACGTGAATCTGACGCACGGCATCGGGCGCGGCGGTGAGCGCTGCAGCCGACCAGAGCGGCGGCGGGCACGCGACGCCGCGTCGCTCCAGCTCGGTGCCCATGGCGCCGTCGAGCAGCCGGCAGGCGGCGAATCGCTCGGCGATCGTTGGCATAGATCGTGCGCCGCACCTGCCCACTCGGCCGCGGCTACCGCGAGGCCGCCGCCGGCTCGTGCGCCGCCGGCCCGATTTGCTGCAAGAGCTGCTGCGCTTCGACGTTGGTGGGGTCGATTTCAAGCGCCTTGCGGCATTGCTCGGCGGCGTCGCTGGTTCGTTCGACGACCAGCAGCACGCGCGCGTAGGCCAGCAGGGCCGGGACGCTCTGGTCGTCGAACTTCAGAGATTTTTCGTAGTAGGGCAGCACGGCTCGCAGGTAGCTGATCCGCGACTCCAG
Coding sequences within it:
- the mmuM gene encoding Homocysteine S-methyltransferase is translated as MPTIAERFAACRLLDGAMGTELERRGVACPPPLWSAAALTAAPDAVRQIHVAYLKAGADILTANTFRTNPRTLAACGRSEEGATLTRLAVELARQAARDAQRDVLIAASVAPAADCYRPDLAADDATLHREHSQMAAWVLAAGADLAWIETMNTAREAAIAAACCAAAGLSLSISFVLREDGGLLGGDAIEDALAGVEPFEPLCVGLNCGPPTGITRHLPRLRRATHRPIAVYGHINNLTPTPGWRLAQAMSPRAYAAVAQRWINEGAAIVGGCCGTTPEHISAMTQVAGEYGTLSL